The sequence GTTATGATGACTGGATTTTTCTATAGTTTGAACTAtcgtattttttttaatatataggaGCTTGGGTTGAAGAAGAAAGGATTTATTTTCCTGCTTTTCTATTTCTTTGCCTTATTTTATGTGTGCACTTGTGTGTTTGGAGGTGGGGCAAACGTTTTTGGCTCTGTTTCATAGTCATCCATGTCCATCTCTTTTATAGTTGGCCTTAAAACACTGGAAAGTATTTCAATCATCAAAAAGGAACTTACATTGTATTTCCTTTTGTAGGCAGACTTCTCTGAGTTCTCGCGTTTCTATGATTTTGTCTTCTTCGTTTGCAGAGAAAATGGACAAAAGAACATCAGTAAGTTGATTACTTGTAGATGATTTTGCAGCAGTGTGCTCATGCTTCATAAAACATTTGTGTGTAGTTAGTTCTATTTTCGGTTTTATgtcaagtttaaaatattttcagcTATAAGCAAAGCTGTTACTGCTTGGAAAATAGTTTTAGCTGGAAGGTTTCGGCTACTTGACCACTGGTGCAACTTTGTTGAGGTAAGTATCAGTTTCTCTAATGATCTGTTGTCATGTGTTCAAATTGGATTGTTCATCTGTTTGTATGTGTTTAAGAATTGTGAAATTTTAAGACTGAATAAATTCATCGTTTAGAGAGGTGACATGTGCTTGCTGGAAACTTGGTTTCGTTGAGGTTATTTGAGTATACAATTAGTCTACTTTATAAAGTTCGTCTTAAGGGTCAACGGAATACAAACAATAAGGTTTTGCCATCTTATGAAGATACGTCAAAGATTTTTGGGATGTCACGTCATTAGCACTCATGTGAGTCATAGGTGTATGAAAGGAGAGAACTAGTACAGCTTCTGAAAAGATGGAACATGTCTATGTATATTGAGGAACAACCTCTCATCCGTAGTTTCTTTTTGGACCCATGAAATTCTTGTTTGTATAGAACGAGAAGTGTCAATAGTTGAGAATCATATTAAGTTGTAGATTCTCTACTTTCACCTGTACTGCTTGTGTACATGAGATTTCATAGCAGCAACCACAATAATTAAGCCTCACTTCCAAACCTCTGTGAGGATTCATCATTAAATTTACTACTTTTAGGTTGGCTGATTGCCTACTGCAACCCTCCTTTTATCcagcaaaagaaaaaaaggtttttCCATCCGGTGGATATCCTTCTTTTTGTCTTTCCTTGTGATTGTGGTTGTTTTTGTTGTCTGTGTTTTTGGTTTGGGCATTGAGGTTTTGGTTATAGGATTGGCAGCCAATGTATTACTTAAGCTTGTATTTGTCAACTAGCTCCATGGTGGTACCTTACTTTACAAACAATGACATTCTCCTTTGTGGTCGGGTGACTGCAGAATGTTGTTAACCACTAATTTTGCTACATAGTGATTATTGTTTACTGTCTAAATATCTCCAGAAAAATCAGCGATACAATATATCTGAGGATACTTGGCAGCAAGTTTTGGCCTTCAGCCGTTCTGTGCATGAAAATCTCGAAGGATATGATCGGGAAGGTATTAAATTTATGCAGCTGTAGCTTTCAATTGTCATCATCGGGGACATGTTAAAAGTTGGTCAATCACGGGGTAGTTTGACCATCATAGTTTAATTTGAAAGTTTGGTTTGTGTATTAAATTGGTAAAAGATAATGCAAGCATAGCTAATGAGTAACGTGTAAGAACTTGCCCTTTGGAGGGAAACAACAGCTGAAACGGTTGCTAATACCCCATACGCTGAGGAGAAAACCTTTGCATCAATCTTCGTTAGCAGGGCAGATCGCTtgagtgtcaaaacaaaaccaagcgGTGGACGGCTTTTGCACAGCGCGCTTAATcaatccatttctttctttcctCCGACTATTCACACATGAAGATCGCGTAAGCATCTGGATAATCTGGAATGCAACATGGCATACCCGAAAGCCCTATGAACCTCGTATAATCGGTTATACTATCCGAAGACATAGGAGTAGTAGTACTTGCTAAAGCTAAAGGGTTGATGCAAAAACATCACTTCATTGTTTAACTGAGTCTGAATTATGTATGAAGAGTCTCATAGAATTTTCTAATTTGTTGAACTGTGTGAAACTTTTTGAGAAGTCCTAAGATCAAAAGACTATCATATAAATTGGGTAGGAAGGTGAAACAATTTTCACGTCCCAAAACAGAATCACTTCTTTGGTATTATAGGAAGATGATTCTGTTTAGAATAGCAGTTTCTTTTTTCGCATATTTCGTTTTTCGATCTTACTAACCCTACTGGCTTACTCCTGTCTAATCGTTTTTTTTGGTGGTGATGTTCTCCGCAGGAGCTTGGCCTGTTTTGATTGATGACTTTGTTGAGCACATGTACAGGTTGGCTACTGACTAATTTTTCTCGTGGAAATCAAATTCAATGTGTTCTGCTACTGTCATCTAGATTAAATTGGTCCGTTTTAGAAATATTTACTTGGAACAGTAATGAGGAACTCTTccctttttcttcacttttgggGCACAAAGAGGTTATAATGTATCTGGCATGTGTATCTTAGAGATGTAACTACCCCCTATTACTCATGCTTAGAGAATATAAGCTTGGTATGATATGATTCAGGAGATTGATCTTTATCATTCACTTGTATCGTTTAAAATATTCATCTTATTGAATGGATAAATTCTGGGGACTAACTGAGGTGAGTGATGTATAGAACTTTGTGGACTTGGTGTCTGTATTGGATCATCATGTTTGGGTAGTTTGTGGCTGCACAACTTATGGTTGGTTCCTTCCAATGGAATTTCATTACATggtctatttttcttttacactgAGGATGTGTCTGAACTTAAGTTCAGACTGCAGCATAAACTAATAGAGAAATCTTGGCCTTGCTTTAGTATTCCGTAGCGGTCCTATATACTTTTGGATGTATAAGCATTTCGCACTGCATTTTTTACTAGATTTGACGAGGCAGATTTGTTATGCAGGATTGGAGGAGTTGATACTATTTCTAACTCATTTTGTAGCTGTGGTGATTCGGGAGCCCAGCCATTTAAGGATTCTTTGCCTGGTAATTGCTGCTGAAGATACTTAGATCATACTGGATTATCTTTAGTATTTTGTTACATATCTGTGTTCTTGGCGCAGGGTTGAAAAATTTTCCTGGTTTGAAGAGGAAATCTTGTGGCAATCTACAAAGACTAGAAGAATCATCTCATGGATCTCCAGGCATGGATATCATTGTCAATTCCAAGAGGAGGCACATTACTTTCGGCAACCAAAGTGTTCACTGGGCAGAAAACCAATCACATGATTACTTGGAAATTGTTAAGGCAAATAGCCCATTAAACCATTCTGCATCTCCTTGCGCTGTTGAAGGTTGTCTATCCAAGGGTTTTGCAGGATTGTTGTCAGGTCCTTCATGTTTGCAGTTTGATCAAGAAATGAGAACTTCGTATACATAGAAGGTTTTTAATCTGGTAGGCATTGGGGTATCGTGTTTTGTTCTTTTTGGGGTGTGTGAACATGTTCGTTACTGCAATATATCATGGGACGGTGTAATCTGAGATTCTTTTTCTTGTCGTTCAACTAGTTTTCCACATGTTTAAATCTGCCTCTCAGGGAACTAATTCTGTTCTTTTTGTAGCAGAACCTTTGGTGATCATGAAGGAGTGTTAATTGTCAATTGGTAATCTCCCAAATTCTACTTCACTCAGATGATCTTCGAATGTGATAACAAAGAGTGCAAAAAATCGGGCCGAGCATTTGCAAGTATCAGCTTGGAGTGAAGTAGAACTGGGAATGTGTAGGTTTGTTATCTAGGATTAGCCACAGAGCACAATCAGGAAGCAGCATCTTTGATTACGATAGATTGATTTCCAGAATCATCTGGGAAGGTGTGACATGAgggaggattttttatttttgaaaaattcaattCGAACTGTAATAACGTTATCTGGCAGTGGTGTTAAACTTTTTTCGGtaaccccaaataaaaaaaaagaagatcctGATGACTTTTTGATGCACCTTTTAATCCTCTTGGGTGTGTACGTTTCTGGAGCAAATCAAAGGGGGTGTGGTTTGTAAATTTTTCGAATCAGTTTCAAATGATAAGTGATGTTCCTTGTGTAGCACTCAATTGAAAATAAATCGACGATGAAGAATCTCATGCATCATGCTCATTCCAGGATACAAGTGCAATTGTCATGAGCCTAGCATACCAGAGCTTATAGAGATGAtacatttggaaactaaaactgggtCACTGATGCTTTACGCATATTATTTGACACTAGCTGTTCCGTAAAACGCTCAACAAAAATAGAGTAGAGATTGGCTACATCTTGTAACTAAACGGAATATACATGATTATATGATCAAAGTGACGAAGGTGGTAGTATGATAGTTAGCCAATTTGTTGCATCCTCTTGTGTGTCTATGCCAGCAAACAGGTCCCTGAAATTGAGTCGCTTGAAGAAAGATATGGGTTTCGGACATGCCTTGTTTGAGCAAAATTACAGCAGTACAGTTATCAGATATGCCCAGCAAAAACACAACATTTTAGACCCTCCCCCCCACAAAGAGGAGCTGAAAAGCCATCAATAGAACTTGATAGAATGGCTAAAATTCCCCGTATACCTAGACAAGTAATGAACCTCACCACTGATACTTGGCAGCAATGAGAACTTCTTCATAGTTTTGAGCAGCATTATCCCAACTTAAGTCTTGCATCATACCACGTGTCTGAAGCCCCTCCCAACTCTTTTTGTACTGGCGATAAGTCAGTAAGCAATTTCCTAACGCGTGGATCAGCTGGTTAGCTTCAGCCCTCCTGAATGTCCACCCTAGTCCTGTCTCATTAAAAGGATCAAAGGGCTGCACAGTATCTCTGAGTCCTCCTACAGCATGAACAACAGGAATAGTCCCATATTTCATAGCATAAAGCTGGTTCAGTCCACAAGGCTCAAATCTAGAAGGCATGAGCAGAATGTCCGCACCAGCAGTTATACGATGAGAAGTCTTCACAGAGAAACCAACCCATCCTCTAATTTTATCATTGTGTTGGCACTCAAATTGCCTTAGCATCTGTTCAAGATCAGGCCTTCCCGTTCCCAACATGACCAGTTGTACATCCTGACCCATCATCCAGGGCACTGCCTCAGCTATCAGATCAACACCCTTTTGGGGGTCAAGCCTCCCAATGAAACCGATCAGTGGGAGATCATCGCGAACTGGTAAACCAAGTTCCTTCTGCAATGCCGCTTTACATTGAGGCTTGCCAGTCTGCAGTGTGTCCAAGGAGTAGTTCACGTAACCATCTGACTGTAAGTGAACATCCAACTCAGGGTTCCAGTCTTTCGTATCAATCCCATTCACAATACCCCGTAATTTCCAACCGTTCTCATTAATTATCTCATGCAATCCCCAACCACCTTCAGAAGTTTTTAGTTCCCATGAATATCCATGACTAACTGTAACTATACGATCTGCTGTCTTTAAACCAGCCGCAAAAATGTTGAAATGTTCACCTCCTATTGGGTCATACAACCTGAAAGGGTCCGTGTAGTGTGGTGGAAGATCTACATGTGAAAAATCCTCCAAAGGACCTCGACCCTGCACAAAATGGAACAAATTAAAGAAATGAAAGTGAAAGAAGGGCGTCTAAGATTTGCTATAACCCTTATTCATGTAATAacagaaagataaaataaatgacACCGATCACGAAATACTAACAAATGCAGAACTTGGGAAGAGAAAACTTCAATTACTCTACTATTTTACATCCCAAACCATTATCAATctagtaattattattattattattattattattattttattttatttttgataaccgAGAAATCCCCTAGTACAGTTCGAAAATCAGTGGATAATAGGCCCACCCACCTACCCTTCTATCAAAGTAATCATTTTACCTTGCATTAGCAGTCATAGAAATCTTTATTTAAGACCAACCTCCATTGGAACATAAAACCTGCTATACTGTTAAACCATTGAATCAAAATGCACAGATGGATCAGAAAACTGCTATAGTTACTGATTAAACTGACCTGATGAGCGATGTTATGAATCACCAAGACAGATCTTGTATATTTCATCATTCCATTGTCACGATAATAAGCTTTCAGGTAAACTGGCAATAAAGCAGTATGCCAATCATTAGCAATAAACACTAAATTTCCGTCTCCATAGCAGACCCCACCACACGGAACATGCCACGGAACCTGAAATTGCAAATCATCAAAATGTATTTTGAAATCAAAGCAATACTAGTACGCGAAATGTTATGGCAGGGTATGCGAGTGTAAAGTAAACATGGATAAATCATGCTCAAACAAGCATGGCTAGGATCATTTTGAGTGTTGGTTACAGAGATCGACAAAAGGTGGAAGCAGTGCCTTCTTTCGGACCATTGTGGTGCCTCATAGACAGATAGTGTAGGGAGAAACTGGCCAATAATTAATGTAAGGTTCCTGAAAAATCAGAAGTCATACCTCAATTGCTGCTTTGCAAAATAAAACCATGCGTTTTAAAATATCCTGCAACAGGAAGGGAAAAAAAGAAACCAATCAGaagtcttcttttctttcttcgaCTCCCCGTGCCAAGTCAAAACcagaaaaataaattgaaacggagggagtacatgCCAAAACCATTTATGAAAAGAGAGACTTTGTAAAACAATTCAAATACGGCTTCAAGACTTGCTATCCCAATGAATGATGTACAATGCAAAGAAAGTAGCTGAAAGTCAATATCAGAGCTGAGCAAAACAATTGTTGTCACAACTCACAATCTCCCTGTTTGTACAGACAACAGAACATAATTTTAAGCCACACTTTCTTGAACTCCCGCACCCAGAAATCGAAAGGAAAGGTGAAGACACAATCATCTAAGACATCCCAATCCCATAAGGCCTAGATTTTCGTGATAAGGGAGAACACTATGTCAGGCAATTATTCAGAGGACTCACTAATAGACACTTCAATGTAAATCTAGTCTGAAATTCTGGTATTAGGATGAAATTAAAAATCACAAGAAAAGTTGGCACGCGGGGGTTTACCACACGGTTCCCTCCGTAAATGTTCTTTTCCATATGCCGAAACATATGGCTGTCAATGAAAACAAAATCCACGCCATCAATATAAGCTTGGAAGTAAGTCACTTCCACATCCTGCACAGTTTAAAACTTAAATGCTTAGATATGGATAGTCATGTGGCAATAAAATCACAAGCGTAAGTTAAAAACTACTCTTATTAATGTAGTCAAGCATACCTGACCATCAACTTTATAAACTTTTCTCACACCAGAATCTTGAGGTTCAGGATAGTTGCCATAACGAGGTGCCACAACCTAAGTTTCAGGGAAATCAGGGACAAAAAGGGAACTCTGTCATCAGATAACTTTATATCCTATGTGTTTGGAATGAAAGGGCAAAATTCTAAGTACTAAGCAATATATAGCTTTGTTGGCTGTTTGATGTGTCAAAAACAGAAAATATTGTCACAAAGATCTTATTATATGATAGGTTTTTCAAGAGGTCCATATGGTCTCAATAATCTGGATAGAGAGCATATGTTTTGGAAACCTTGTGAATTCATATCACGGACTAACTTGTCCAATGGTTGGAAAGACTAGGGATAGAGAATATAACGCCTCGTGCAGAATATTCTGCGACTTTATGACAGAATTTCTCTCTGTGCTATTCTTCTTGAAACATCGTTCTTATGCACATGGCAATTGATAAGCTGAAAGAGTAAACCAGTTACCATAACTCTGTGGCCACGTCGAGCCAAAGCCTTGGGTAATGCTCCGGCAACATCTCCAAGCCCACCTGAAAAAATCTTCATAGGTAAAAGATATGCTTGCACTGATATGTATATAGAGCCATAAAACCAATAGAAGTCATGCATCATTAAAGTGTGAAAAATGTGTACGAGTCATGATTCTATGTATGTGCACAGAGGTCAGCGTGGCGGATGTACAATGGAGATTCTAGTTTTTAGTAAGTGAAGATAACAGAAAATTTACCAGACAAAATACAAGTTGCGTTAACAGGATTTTCGATTTATTGATTCTGTAACTCGAAGTTTCTGATGTTCTAATTCAGAATGGAGTATTCCTAGTGTTCTGAATTAGTCCATTATTTTAGTCTTAAGGAAAAAAGAGGTTCCATTATATTGAAGAACAGATCTAAATTTAGACAAATTAATAATACAAATCCCCCAGCCATCCTTAACCATTCAGAAGGCAACAATACTACAGTAGTGAAAACTGCAAAACAAATATAGATCCTTTTTCATTTGACATTCACCTTACCATCTCACTTTGGACAACCAGTGAtggtttttcattttcttaaatgCCTTTTATCTTCTTATTAAGAATATGTCAAATAATACTTTTGATAGGTATGATAATATTCTAATCCTTCTATTAATTATTTATCTTGTTTATTCTAGAGATGATGGAATATTGAAAAGTTCATTAACACTATATGTTGGTGAAAGCAAACAAAAACACCTCTTTTTCAATATCTT comes from Capsicum annuum cultivar UCD-10X-F1 chromosome 2, UCD10Xv1.1, whole genome shotgun sequence and encodes:
- the LOC107860528 gene encoding defective in cullin neddylation protein AAR3 isoform X1; translated protein: MDSTTVNYLDMFDIYCRYCDIMSGAYATRNLEDDLQKVRYSKEALNQLMKLVKSSLHIRATIFEEVYKLKLRLNLEADFSEFSRFYDFVFFVCRENGQKNITISKAVTAWKIVLAGRFRLLDHWCNFVEKNQRYNISEDTWQQVLAFSRSVHENLEGYDREGAWPVLIDDFVEHMYRIGGVDTISNSFCSCGDSGAQPFKDSLPGLKNFPGLKRKSCGNLQRLEESSHGSPGMDIIVNSKRRHITFGNQSVHWAENQSHDYLEIVKANSPLNHSASPCAVEGCLSKGFAGLLSGPSCLQFDQEMRTSYT
- the LOC107860528 gene encoding defective in cullin neddylation protein AAR3 isoform X2, which translates into the protein MDSTTVNYLDMFDIYCRYCDIMSGAYATRNLEDDLQKADFSEFSRFYDFVFFVCRENGQKNITISKAVTAWKIVLAGRFRLLDHWCNFVEKNQRYNISEDTWQQVLAFSRSVHENLEGYDREGAWPVLIDDFVEHMYRIGGVDTISNSFCSCGDSGAQPFKDSLPGLKNFPGLKRKSCGNLQRLEESSHGSPGMDIIVNSKRRHITFGNQSVHWAENQSHDYLEIVKANSPLNHSASPCAVEGCLSKGFAGLLSGPSCLQFDQEMRTSYT
- the LOC107860528 gene encoding defective in cullin neddylation protein AAR3 isoform X3; its protein translation is MTCRKATIFEEVYKLKLRLNLEADFSEFSRFYDFVFFVCRENGQKNITISKAVTAWKIVLAGRFRLLDHWCNFVEKNQRYNISEDTWQQVLAFSRSVHENLEGYDREGAWPVLIDDFVEHMYRIGGVDTISNSFCSCGDSGAQPFKDSLPGLKNFPGLKRKSCGNLQRLEESSHGSPGMDIIVNSKRRHITFGNQSVHWAENQSHDYLEIVKANSPLNHSASPCAVEGCLSKGFAGLLSGPSCLQFDQEMRTSYT
- the LOC107860527 gene encoding granule-bound starch synthase 2, chloroplastic/amyloplastic, translating into MENSILLPTGNQFHPKLPFLAFRPRKLSLSHGFTREQMWRIKKVKATSESSGEDEESDDALKATIEKSKKVLAMQKDLLQQIAERRKVVTSIKSSLEDAKGTFDGGNGSLSDDDNIPDVDKDYDVTSPSAATTVTDVQKNTPPAISQDFVESKREVKRDLADERATPLSRSSITASSQTSSTIGSAKGTLNVPPGTPKSSQEAPLDVSSRKTLVDIPEKKIQSYVPSLRKESSAQSHVKQKNKNLEGSSAEANEETKDPVDVDEKPPPLAGTNVMNIILVAAECAPWSKTGGLGDVAGALPKALARRGHRVMVVAPRYGNYPEPQDSGVRKVYKVDGQDVEVTYFQAYIDGVDFVFIDSHMFRHMEKNIYGGNRVDILKRMVLFCKAAIEVPWHVPCGGVCYGDGNLVFIANDWHTALLPVYLKAYYRDNGMMKYTRSVLVIHNIAHQGRGPLEDFSHVDLPPHYTDPFRLYDPIGGEHFNIFAAGLKTADRIVTVSHGYSWELKTSEGGWGLHEIINENGWKLRGIVNGIDTKDWNPELDVHLQSDGYVNYSLDTLQTGKPQCKAALQKELGLPVRDDLPLIGFIGRLDPQKGVDLIAEAVPWMMGQDVQLVMLGTGRPDLEQMLRQFECQHNDKIRGWVGFSVKTSHRITAGADILLMPSRFEPCGLNQLYAMKYGTIPVVHAVGGLRDTVQPFDPFNETGLGWTFRRAEANQLIHALGNCLLTYRQYKKSWEGLQTRGMMQDLSWDNAAQNYEEVLIAAKYQW